The genomic segment GTCGATTGGCGAACATGGATTTATCAGCCTAGTGTCGGATACCGAAGGCAATATGATTGGTCTTCACTCAATGGTGTAGCCGCACCTTTCGTCGCTTTACAATGTAAATTATTATTTTTTGCGGCTTGATGGTGGGTAATGCGCTTACTCACCTCACGCTTGCCGTATTGCCATCTATACTGTAGCTATACACCTAGACGCATAACAGTAATGAACCTCAGCCCCTCCGCGACCTCATTGAGAATCTTTTTCCTCAAGAGGGCTTTGGAGAAGTACCCGTTTCAATACAGCGTTGCGTCTAATTCGACACAAGCACTAGTTAACATAAACACTAGTCAACACAAGCAATTATCCTTAGAAAAGGTCGTAGGTTATGCCAGTTACCTTATCGGACAATAGAAAACTCACCGACTTCGATCTCTCGGTGCTGTTGGATATCGTCACACACACACTTGAACACTATTTATCAGGTGCCCCTATTGAGCCACTGACGCTTAGCGACTACCCCACGCGCTTAACGGTACCGGGTGCCTGTTATGTCACACTCACCGTCGCCGGTAAACTGCAAGGCTGCATCGGCACCACAATGACTCAGATGCCACTGGTGCAAGAAGTACAAAGAAAAGCCTTAGGCGCGGCCTGTCAAGATCAACGCTTCACTCCCCTTGTCGCAGAGCAAGCCGATGAGTTAACCATCGAAGTCTCGGTACTCACGCCGCCTACAAGCTTACCCATTGAGTCAGAAGCCATGTTGCTTGATTACCTACAAACCCACCAATGCGGCTTAGTGCTTCAACATGGCAGCAAAAGCGCACTGTTGTTACCCCAAGTCTGGGAAAAGCTGCCCGAGCCGCAGCAATTCCTGCAACACTTAAAACAAAAAGCAGGTTGGAGCAATGATTACTGGCATGATGACATTTGTGTCTCTCGGTTTGATGTCGAGTCTGCACAGCGCCCCTTTCATCACCGACAAGAAGAGAAATCGTAGTTCAGCACTACTTAGTGTTTGGTGCGATATTCTCGAGGTGTCACGCCCACCTTGGCTTTAAATAACTTGGAAAAGTGCTGTGGGTACTCAAACCCAAGATCGTAGGCAATTTGGGTGATACTTTGCTTGCTGCTCAGCATTTGACCTTTAGCTTTTTCGATCAAAAACAAGTGAATATGCTCAAGAGCATTTTTTCCGGTCTGCTGCTTCAGTAAATCACTCAGATAATAAGGCGATAATCCTAGTTGTTGACCACAATACTGCACACTTGGAATGCCTCGCTCAGTGGGCTTATCGCTTTGATAGTATTGATGTAAGAAGTGGTTGAGTTTGTTGATGTACTCATCATTGAGATTGGCGCGCACCATAAATTGACGGTCGTAAAATCGAGAGCAGTAACGAAGTAGCAGTTCGATATTGGAGCAAATCAAGCTTTGAGTATGGCTGTCCATGTTTTGATCACACTCCACTTCGATATTGCGAGCAATGTCACTGACCATAGCGATTTCTCGCTCGGAAAGATGGAGCGCTTCATTGCTTTCGTAATTGAAGAAAGTGTATTGGTCTATCTTTACCCCTAAATCGGTCTTTCGGATCAGATCGGGATGAATGGCGATAGTCCATCCTATACTGTTCGCTGGTGATTCTATCGATTCCACCCTCACCTCTTGATTAGGCGAGATAAACGTCATGGTGCCATCGTCGAAGTCATAGGTTGTCTGACCGTAACCAAAGGTGCAACTGGCGCCATCTTTAAGAGAAAGCAGATAAACCCCAAAGGTGAGATTCGCCGCTTGACCGTACACCTTAGCGCTCACCTCTTTCTGATGAATCACGCTCACTAATGGGTGCAGAGGGCGTCCAAGCCCCAAGCTTTTATGCAGTGTCGATATCGTGTCAATATGTAAGCGTTCGGTCATACGAGCTCTCTTGTTATCGGCTGATGTGCTTGTCTGGTAGAACATCATTGAACCATAGTTGCCATGGTCGATTGTAGCTGTTTGAAGTAAGGATTCCAGGTTAACCTTGCGTGGACCTTGTTGTCTTCGGTATATCCCCAAGCTGAAAACCAAACCGGTTCTCCGCGTTCACACGCATCTCTATCTGATTCACTAAAGCTATTTTCGCAGATTAACTTCTCCGCATGTTGACCATAGTAGCGATTCTCAGGCGCAAACAACGAGCTCATATGCGAAGCGGTACTGATGTGTAAATCGTCACGCTTCATAGAGTAAACCGCCACGTTCTCCATCCCTTGTACAGCCTGCTCAGAACCATACCAAATCATCTGGCTGTTCGGGTTAATAAAATGGTTTTCGAAATAGTTCGCTAGCGCCTTAGCATCAATCACACTGTCCGCTTCACTCACAACCATCAAGGTCGGCATCGTCAAGGTATTATGCTTAAGTTTATCTCGCAATACTTTGGCACTCTCTGAGTAAGCCAACGCTGCAACAATCGGCGCTGAGTTGTACTTGGCAAAGTTACGTTCAGGCGCCGTCCAACCATCGGTAAACAGGGAAACAAACGGTGTGAGTTTTTCTAAGACAGGGGTCACGGTCTGGAAACCAGGAGAAAACAGCATCAACCCATCAATGTTTCCCTCCTCCATCGCATGAATGGTGACAAGATTGCCTCCGGTCGAGAATCCTCCTAGCCAAACCTGTTGATGGTTACCCCTAAGCATAGTCGCATAATGGTGCACCAGCAGTTGCCAGTCAGAATAGGTGGCGTGCGCCATGTGAGCAGGATTGCTGCCATGCCCAGGCAGTAAGAGCGTTTGCACATAGAAACCTTGAGTCACTAGGCTCTGCGCCACATCGCGGAAACTAAACGGTGAATCACCTAATCCATGAACCAATAAAATGGCTTTGTCTGAATCTGGACTGCCCATCTGAAATGGCATGTTCATCTGCATCTCTCTCGCTTTATCTTGCGAAATAAAGGCACGATTCTCCAGTAGCCAGTCTTCGGTTGCCGCCAAATAGTGATCAAAATCTGGCTGAATGTAGTTGTAATAATGCTCAGACTGGTGCAGATCGGCTTGGTATTGATCCGGCGTCGCACAGCCCGCTAATAGCAACAAACCCACCACCAAAGAAAACAACGACTTCATCATAACCTCACTCACACCCAATCTTGAATACCAGCATGTTAGTGAATAGAGACCGCTGAAACTTACACATTTCTCAAAATTAGTTAACGATTTTCCAGAAGTTGTCTGCGTGTTTTTTATATTGGCGATTTATGCGACTTTTTGGCGAATAAAAGCGATGTTGATCCATTCGCTAGGCTCGCTCGATGCCCGCTTCATCCTCTTCAACAATGTCTGTCTCCAAACTCGCTTGCTCAAGCCAGGTTTGTATCGCGGGGCTGCTGAGGACTTTTTGTTGGTACTGCTTTGCTAACGAGGATAAGGGGATGTCATAGGTTTGGAATCGTAATGCGACCGGGGCGTACATCGCATCAGCAATCGACCAATCTCCAAACAACCAACCGGCACCATTTTCCGCCATCTGCTCAGACCAAATTGCGTCAATACGGGCAATCTCTTTTTCTGCATTAGCAGAGAGGCTCACCACGCGCTTTGCTCTGCAATTCATCGGCAACTCATCGCGCAAGGCGAAAAAGCCTGAATGCATTTCACTAGCAAGAGAACGAGCCTTGGCTCGTTGACTCGGATCTTCAGGCCATCCTTTCCCTTGTAGGTGCTGCTCACTGACATATTCTAAAATCGCCAATGAGTCCCAAATCGGGGTATTGCCATCCACCAAGGTCGGCACTTTGGCTGTGGGTGTAATCGACTCAAGTTGCTGATAAAACTCATCGGTGAACAATTTCAGTTTGCACACCTCTACCGATAAGTTGTGCTGTGAAAAAATAAGCCAAGCTCGTAGTGACCAACTGGAATAGTTCTGGTTGCCGATAAATAACTTCATGGTTACCTCCGCTGTCATCGTCGTAATGAATTGATTTTTAGCATAAGCAATGATTCTATTGACGACTAGCGCAAAGATTTGAT from the Vibrio hippocampi genome contains:
- the amrA gene encoding AmmeMemoRadiSam system protein A yields the protein MPVTLSDNRKLTDFDLSVLLDIVTHTLEHYLSGAPIEPLTLSDYPTRLTVPGACYVTLTVAGKLQGCIGTTMTQMPLVQEVQRKALGAACQDQRFTPLVAEQADELTIEVSVLTPPTSLPIESEAMLLDYLQTHQCGLVLQHGSKSALLLPQVWEKLPEPQQFLQHLKQKAGWSNDYWHDDICVSRFDVESAQRPFHHRQEEKS
- a CDS encoding helix-turn-helix domain-containing protein encodes the protein MTERLHIDTISTLHKSLGLGRPLHPLVSVIHQKEVSAKVYGQAANLTFGVYLLSLKDGASCTFGYGQTTYDFDDGTMTFISPNQEVRVESIESPANSIGWTIAIHPDLIRKTDLGVKIDQYTFFNYESNEALHLSEREIAMVSDIARNIEVECDQNMDSHTQSLICSNIELLLRYCSRFYDRQFMVRANLNDEYINKLNHFLHQYYQSDKPTERGIPSVQYCGQQLGLSPYYLSDLLKQQTGKNALEHIHLFLIEKAKGQMLSSKQSITQIAYDLGFEYPQHFSKLFKAKVGVTPREYRTKH
- a CDS encoding alpha/beta hydrolase, encoding MMKSLFSLVVGLLLLAGCATPDQYQADLHQSEHYYNYIQPDFDHYLAATEDWLLENRAFISQDKAREMQMNMPFQMGSPDSDKAILLVHGLGDSPFSFRDVAQSLVTQGFYVQTLLLPGHGSNPAHMAHATYSDWQLLVHHYATMLRGNHQQVWLGGFSTGGNLVTIHAMEEGNIDGLMLFSPGFQTVTPVLEKLTPFVSLFTDGWTAPERNFAKYNSAPIVAALAYSESAKVLRDKLKHNTLTMPTLMVVSEADSVIDAKALANYFENHFINPNSQMIWYGSEQAVQGMENVAVYSMKRDDLHISTASHMSSLFAPENRYYGQHAEKLICENSFSESDRDACERGEPVWFSAWGYTEDNKVHARLTWNPYFKQLQSTMATMVQ
- a CDS encoding glutathione S-transferase family protein, which produces MKLFIGNQNYSSWSLRAWLIFSQHNLSVEVCKLKLFTDEFYQQLESITPTAKVPTLVDGNTPIWDSLAILEYVSEQHLQGKGWPEDPSQRAKARSLASEMHSGFFALRDELPMNCRAKRVVSLSANAEKEIARIDAIWSEQMAENGAGWLFGDWSIADAMYAPVALRFQTYDIPLSSLAKQYQQKVLSSPAIQTWLEQASLETDIVEEDEAGIERA